A window of the SAR324 cluster bacterium genome harbors these coding sequences:
- a CDS encoding phytanoyl-CoA dioxygenase family protein — translation MFPISEFEQNGFACPIPVMNSSEAAALAEQIIRFQREEPEKAARAFGTNTHLLFPSLCEVIQREQILDAVEQVLGRNLLLWSASFFIKSPKTNSFVSWHQDSTYWGLEPPEIVTAWLAFTPSNLENGCMWVVPGSHLRGQVSHHGTFGDDNMLSRGQQVAVDISSEKTEAIDLEAGQMSLHHVSIFNGSKPNSTNTSRIGFAMRFIPTHVKQNGGRTFALRARGQDEFNHFDRPNLPETELGVAEWEMHQDSLKRMNSVLFKDAAQATKAKGHQSLKTAENFS, via the coding sequence ACGGATTTGCCTGTCCAATCCCGGTCATGAATTCCTCCGAGGCTGCCGCTTTGGCAGAGCAAATCATTAGATTTCAGCGTGAGGAACCTGAAAAAGCTGCAAGGGCCTTTGGAACCAATACTCACCTCCTGTTTCCAAGCCTTTGTGAAGTAATTCAAAGAGAACAAATTCTGGATGCTGTTGAGCAGGTTTTGGGAAGAAATCTTCTCCTTTGGTCAGCTAGTTTTTTTATTAAGAGCCCCAAGACGAATTCTTTCGTCTCATGGCATCAGGATAGTACCTATTGGGGCTTGGAACCGCCTGAGATCGTCACCGCTTGGTTGGCTTTTACTCCCAGTAATCTGGAGAATGGCTGTATGTGGGTTGTTCCCGGGAGCCACCTCAGAGGCCAAGTGTCCCATCATGGTACTTTTGGTGATGATAATATGCTCAGCCGTGGGCAACAGGTTGCGGTGGATATTTCTAGCGAAAAAACAGAGGCAATAGACTTGGAAGCAGGACAAATGAGCCTTCATCATGTCAGCATCTTTAATGGTTCAAAACCCAACTCTACTAACACTTCGAGAATTGGCTTTGCAATGCGTTTCATCCCAACTCATGTCAAGCAAAACGGGGGACGTACCTTTGCCCTACGGGCTCGTGGTCAGGATGAATTCAATCACTTTGACAGGCCAAACTTGCCCGAAACAGAACTAGGCGTGGCTGAATGGGAGATGCATCAGGACTCACTAAAGCGGATGAATTCCGTTTTGTTCAAGGATGCAGCGCAAGCTACGAAGGCTAAGGGCCATCAAAGCCTTAAAACAGCCGAAAATTTTTCTTAG